In one window of Candidatus Kaelpia imicola DNA:
- a CDS encoding CdaR family protein — MKLIAAIKSNFGYKLIALLLAITTYLYVQGEIGIKGIGLGEKWLLEDVISKVVPTKVSIKGEPPEGYEVLKSNIILAPERVIIMGRKDDIMNISEVATQEIDVRKFTHTQVLSVSLLALENAIIMSSKTVTVEIPIMSLR; from the coding sequence ATGAAGCTGATAGCAGCAATTAAAAGTAATTTTGGATATAAGCTGATAGCTCTACTGCTCGCCATAACTACCTATCTCTATGTTCAGGGAGAGATAGGTATTAAAGGTATTGGTTTGGGGGAGAAGTGGCTTTTAGAAGATGTAATCTCAAAAGTAGTTCCGACTAAGGTCTCTATAAAAGGAGAACCTCCTGAAGGATATGAGGTTTTAAAATCGAATATAATCCTCGCCCCAGAGAGAGTGATAATCATGGGCAGGAAAGATGATATTATGAATATTTCAGAGGTTGCGACTCAAGAGATAGATGTGCGAAAATTTACTCATACCCAGGTGTTATCCGTTTCGCTTCTGGCTTTAGAGAATGCTATTATAATGAGCTCTAAGACAGTGACTGTAGAGATCCCTATTATGTCATTACGGTAA
- the ftsH gene encoding ATP-dependent zinc metalloprotease FtsH, whose amino-acid sequence MEKKKKDKKREYRNRSLLIWLLVMVLFYMFWQSNVDQGLSQIELKYSEFYKMLKESPDDIRSVVKTENLIRGELKDGTEFRVMIPNEDRDFIVLMRNNISDFRVEPPKTLLLQVLFSVGPILLFIAFLWFLHRGSKGGAGRIFSFGKMKTKFGLDGQGKVTFDDVAGVAEAKEELKEIIDFLTDPKKFQRLGGKIPRGVLLTGPPGTGKTLLAKAVSGEAGVLFSSLSGSDFVEMFVGVGAARVRDLFEQSKRHTRNTGKGCIIFIDEIDAVGRQRFAGIGGGHDEREQTLNALLAEMDGFGTDESVIVIAATNRPDVLDPALLRPGRFDRIIIVGSPDVKGREDILKVHVRNKKVAKRVDLNKIARQTSGFSGADLANLCNESALLAARRGKDEITMDEMDESIDRVMAGPQRKSRVMSEHEKKLTAFHEAGHALVSLLLPNVEPLHKVSIIPRGMMGGYTKFLEEDKEYQTKNEILDKITVGLAGRAAEELALGEISTGASHDIEIVTKFARNMVCVFGMSEKLGNVSLDKHSGPVFLGRDLVAEKHYSEKTAEEIDKEIKTIIDQCYHTAKQLLGKNREKLYLLANTLLDKETLEGDRVRKLLGIKDKKRDEQNKSS is encoded by the coding sequence ATGGAGAAGAAGAAAAAAGATAAAAAGAGAGAATATCGCAATAGGAGTCTTTTAATTTGGCTTCTGGTTATGGTTTTGTTCTATATGTTTTGGCAGAGTAATGTAGATCAGGGGTTAAGCCAGATAGAGCTTAAATACTCAGAGTTTTACAAAATGTTAAAAGAGAGTCCTGATGATATAAGATCGGTTGTTAAGACCGAAAATTTAATAAGAGGTGAATTGAAAGACGGGACTGAATTTAGAGTGATGATTCCTAATGAAGACAGGGATTTCATAGTTCTTATGCGGAATAATATATCTGATTTTAGAGTAGAACCTCCTAAAACATTGCTATTACAGGTTCTTTTCTCCGTTGGACCAATTTTGCTCTTCATTGCTTTTCTTTGGTTCTTGCACCGTGGTTCAAAAGGGGGAGCAGGCAGGATATTCTCGTTTGGAAAGATGAAGACTAAGTTTGGCTTGGATGGACAGGGCAAGGTTACCTTTGATGATGTTGCCGGGGTTGCAGAAGCAAAGGAAGAGTTAAAAGAGATAATAGATTTTCTTACAGATCCAAAGAAATTTCAGCGCTTAGGAGGAAAGATTCCAAGAGGTGTTCTTTTAACAGGACCTCCTGGAACAGGTAAGACACTTCTTGCAAAGGCTGTAAGTGGAGAGGCTGGAGTTCTCTTTTCATCTCTATCGGGATCAGATTTTGTTGAGATGTTTGTTGGCGTAGGTGCTGCAAGAGTTAGAGACTTATTTGAGCAATCTAAGCGCCACACTCGTAATACCGGTAAGGGCTGTATTATATTTATAGATGAGATAGATGCTGTTGGTCGTCAGAGGTTTGCAGGTATAGGCGGAGGGCACGACGAGAGAGAGCAGACTTTAAATGCTCTTTTAGCTGAGATGGACGGCTTTGGTACTGATGAGAGTGTTATAGTTATTGCAGCAACCAATAGACCGGATGTATTAGACCCGGCACTGCTTAGACCGGGTAGATTTGATAGAATTATTATTGTTGGTAGCCCTGATGTAAAGGGAAGAGAGGACATTCTTAAGGTCCATGTAAGGAATAAGAAAGTTGCAAAAAGAGTAGATTTAAATAAGATTGCGCGTCAGACTTCAGGGTTCTCAGGTGCCGATCTTGCCAATCTATGCAACGAGTCAGCTCTTTTGGCTGCAAGGCGCGGTAAAGATGAGATTACAATGGATGAAATGGATGAATCGATAGATAGAGTTATGGCAGGTCCGCAGAGAAAGTCAAGAGTGATGAGTGAACATGAGAAAAAGCTTACCGCTTTCCATGAGGCTGGACATGCCTTAGTATCGCTGCTTTTGCCCAATGTTGAGCCGCTACATAAGGTCTCTATTATTCCTCGCGGTATGATGGGGGGGTATACGAAGTTTTTAGAAGAAGATAAAGAATATCAGACAAAAAATGAGATATTAGATAAAATTACTGTTGGTTTAGCAGGACGAGCGGCGGAGGAACTTGCTTTGGGTGAGATCTCAACAGGTGCTAGCCATGATATTGAGATTGTGACTAAATTCGCGCGTAATATGGTCTGTGTTTTTGGTATGAGTGAGAAACTGGGTAATGTATCTTTGGATAAGCATTCAGGGCCTGTCTTTTTAGGTAGAGATCTTGTTGCAGAGAAACATTATAGTGAGAAGACGGCTGAAGAGATCGATAAAGAGATAAAGACTATAATAGATCAGTGCTATCACACTGCAAAACAGCTGCTTGGAAAGAACCGTGAAAAGTTATATCTCCTGGCCAATACTCTTCTTGATAAGGAGACTTTGGAGGGGGATAGAGTAAGAAAGCTCTTGGGTATCAAAGATAAGAAGAGAGATGAGCAAAATAAGAGTTCTTGA
- a CDS encoding pyridoxine 5'-phosphate synthase translates to MRLGLNIDHVATVREARGGDEPNPIEALLAAEEAGCDSIVAHLREDRRHINDSDVREIRTSVKTAFNMEMSIAEDIVRVALDVKPDEVTFVPEKREELTTEGGLDVLTYQNRLVDVIPEFKKNNIKVTLFIDSDREQIEASSKVGADCIEIHTGSFAEAFKKGLYREELDKIIEGVDMARSLNLRVNAGHGLNYENVSEIVKIEGIESLNIGHSIISRAVFSGIESAVKKMLKLIK, encoded by the coding sequence ATGAGGTTAGGTTTAAATATAGATCATGTTGCAACAGTGAGAGAGGCGCGGGGAGGAGACGAACCAAACCCTATTGAGGCTCTTCTGGCAGCTGAGGAAGCTGGCTGTGATTCTATAGTAGCACATTTAAGAGAAGACCGAAGGCATATCAACGACTCTGATGTAAGAGAGATAAGAACTAGCGTTAAGACAGCTTTCAATATGGAGATGTCAATTGCAGAAGATATCGTCAGGGTAGCTTTAGATGTTAAGCCTGATGAAGTGACTTTTGTTCCTGAGAAGAGAGAAGAGTTAACAACAGAGGGAGGACTTGATGTTTTAACTTACCAAAATAGGCTTGTCGATGTTATTCCGGAATTTAAGAAAAACAATATAAAAGTAACTCTTTTTATAGATTCGGACAGAGAACAGATAGAGGCTTCATCCAAGGTTGGTGCTGATTGTATAGAGATTCATACCGGCTCTTTTGCCGAGGCTTTTAAGAAAGGTCTTTATAGGGAAGAGTTGGATAAGATAATAGAAGGAGTTGACATGGCAAGATCGCTCAACCTCAGAGTCAATGCCGGACACGGCCTTAACTATGAAAATGTTTCTGAGATTGTTAAGATAGAAGGAATTGAATCTTTAAATATAGGACATTCAATAATATCAAGAGCAGTCTTTTCAGGAATTGAATCTGCGGTAAAGAAGATGCTTAAACTTATAAAATGA
- a CDS encoding YebC/PmpR family DNA-binding transcriptional regulator encodes MSGHSKWANIKHKKGAADAKKGKIFSKIAKEITVAAKDGGGDPGANPHLRQAMDKAKEANMPNDNVERAIKRGTGELPGVSYEQVQYEGYGSAGVAILVEALTDNKNRTTSDVRNIFSKRGGNMAGAGSVAWIFARKGLIIISKDAMGEDALLSMVIDTGAEDMKTEDGNYEITTSVDKFEDIKNKLKDNNIDYISAGITMIPSNTIRLTGQDAKQVLLLMEELESHDDVQDVHANFDIPDKIIEEVVGEDTGS; translated from the coding sequence ATGTCCGGACATTCTAAATGGGCGAATATAAAGCATAAAAAAGGTGCTGCTGATGCTAAGAAGGGTAAAATCTTTAGCAAGATTGCAAAAGAGATTACTGTAGCAGCCAAAGACGGCGGCGGAGATCCAGGTGCTAATCCTCATCTGAGACAAGCAATGGATAAAGCTAAAGAAGCCAATATGCCCAATGATAATGTTGAGAGGGCGATTAAGAGAGGAACAGGGGAGTTGCCCGGGGTAAGTTATGAGCAGGTACAGTATGAAGGGTACGGATCTGCTGGGGTTGCTATTCTTGTTGAAGCGTTGACCGATAATAAGAATAGGACTACGTCTGACGTTAGGAATATATTTAGCAAGCGCGGCGGAAATATGGCCGGAGCCGGTTCTGTAGCCTGGATTTTTGCGAGGAAAGGTTTAATAATAATTTCTAAAGATGCTATGGGCGAAGATGCTCTTTTAAGTATGGTTATAGATACCGGAGCAGAGGACATGAAGACGGAGGATGGTAATTATGAGATTACTACTTCTGTAGATAAATTTGAAGATATTAAAAATAAGCTTAAGGATAATAATATTGATTATATCTCTGCTGGAATTACGATGATTCCTTCCAATACTATTAGGTTGACTGGTCAAGATGCAAAGCAGGTATTATTGCTAATGGAGGAGCTAGAGTCCCATGATGATGTTCAGGATGTTCACGCTAATTTTGATATACCGGATAAGATCATAGAAGAGGTCGTTGGTGAAGATACTGGGAGTTGA
- the acpS gene encoding holo-ACP synthase codes for MKILATGIDIIEVKRVKNIYLKFKDRFLNKILTLEEAGELESKGKSYYQSLAARVAAKEAIYKALNSYDHRITPKWKDISIYNQENGSPGVRLNFNLDLGAAIVLSISHTDNYAVANAILLQEG; via the coding sequence ATGAAGATATTGGCTACCGGAATAGATATAATTGAAGTTAAGAGAGTAAAGAATATCTATTTGAAATTTAAAGATAGGTTTCTAAACAAAATATTAACTTTAGAAGAGGCTGGTGAACTGGAGAGTAAAGGTAAGAGTTACTATCAATCTCTTGCAGCCAGAGTTGCAGCAAAAGAAGCAATATATAAGGCTTTAAATTCCTATGACCATAGAATCACTCCTAAGTGGAAGGATATCTCAATATATAATCAGGAGAATGGTTCCCCTGGTGTGAGGTTAAATTTTAACCTTGATCTTGGAGCAGCGATAGTACTCAGTATCTCCCATACAGACAATTATGCAGTTGCCAATGCTATATTGTTGCAGGAAGGCTGA
- a CDS encoding NAD(P)H-hydrate dehydratase, which yields MQDKILSYFKKIYPREKDSHKGDYGRVFILAGSAGMSGAAILASLASLRSGAGLVYLGIPQGLSNIVQEKLTEVITIPLKETKSGSISLSALRQIRPLLKKADLVLVGPGLSQNKQTKNLVRRLIAEVKKPIILDADGISSFKRKARLLKKRKATSLILTPHLGEFSTISKIKIDKIKKDREGIAKDFAKKFNLTLVLKGHNTLVVSPYGDSYINDSGNPGMATAGSGDVLSGVIASLRAQGLSDYEASSLGVYIHGRAGDLAQEKKTSLSLIASDIIYFLTSVFKELIAG from the coding sequence ATGCAGGATAAGATATTAAGTTATTTCAAGAAGATATATCCCAGAGAGAAAGATAGCCATAAGGGCGATTACGGCAGAGTCTTTATTCTTGCAGGTTCGGCTGGAATGAGTGGCGCAGCAATCTTAGCATCGCTGGCATCTTTAAGATCTGGAGCTGGACTTGTCTATCTGGGTATACCGCAAGGATTAAGCAATATAGTTCAAGAAAAACTGACAGAGGTTATAACAATTCCTTTAAAAGAGACTAAGAGCGGTAGCATTAGTCTCTCTGCATTAAGACAGATAAGACCATTATTAAAAAAGGCTGATTTAGTATTGGTCGGCCCGGGCTTATCGCAGAATAAGCAGACTAAGAACCTAGTGCGGAGATTGATAGCTGAAGTTAAGAAACCTATCATACTTGATGCAGATGGTATCAGCTCTTTTAAAAGAAAAGCTAGGTTGTTAAAAAAGAGAAAAGCAACCTCTCTTATATTAACGCCACATCTCGGTGAGTTTTCAACTATTTCAAAGATAAAGATAGATAAAATAAAAAAAGATAGAGAGGGCATTGCTAAAGATTTTGCCAAAAAATTTAATCTTACACTTGTTCTTAAGGGTCATAATACGCTTGTTGTCAGCCCTTACGGTGATAGCTATATAAACGATAGCGGTAATCCTGGCATGGCAACAGCAGGTAGCGGTGATGTTTTATCAGGAGTAATAGCATCTTTAAGAGCTCAAGGTCTCTCTGATTATGAGGCTTCTTCTTTAGGGGTCTATATTCATGGGCGTGCAGGGGATTTAGCTCAGGAGAAGAAGACAAGTCTATCGTTGATTGCTTCAGACATCATCTATTTCTTAACCTCTGTATTTAAAGAGCTTATAGCAGGTTAA
- a CDS encoding crossover junction endodeoxyribonuclease RuvC: MKILGVDPGLDSSGYALIESSKGCDLSNLKDGVNILNFSTIAPDSKKPLEERLKYIHSKFKKLLSELEPDVVVVEDIYSNSSYPQAGLKMASVKGVVELAVSQKNIKIVNIAATKVKKTIIGRGNAKKEQVAKMMEEGFNLKGAGNLHESDALAVALAYLLITTRKVQVL, translated from the coding sequence GTGAAGATACTGGGAGTTGACCCTGGGTTGGATAGTAGTGGATATGCTTTGATTGAATCCAGCAAAGGTTGTGATTTATCCAATCTTAAAGATGGCGTCAATATTTTAAATTTCAGCACTATAGCTCCTGATTCTAAGAAACCTCTCGAAGAGCGGCTTAAATATATACATTCAAAATTCAAGAAGCTTCTATCCGAGCTAGAGCCCGACGTCGTTGTTGTTGAAGATATATATTCCAACTCTTCTTATCCCCAGGCAGGTTTAAAGATGGCCAGTGTAAAGGGAGTTGTGGAGCTTGCGGTATCTCAGAAAAATATAAAGATAGTCAACATAGCAGCAACAAAAGTGAAGAAAACTATTATAGGGCGCGGCAATGCTAAAAAAGAGCAGGTTGCAAAAATGATGGAAGAGGGCTTTAATTTGAAAGGGGCAGGCAACTTGCACGAGTCTGATGCTTTAGCTGTAGCTTTGGCTTATCTCCTGATAACGACAAGAAAGGTTCAAGTTTTATGA
- the folP gene encoding dihydropteroate synthase: MSKIRVLDLNFNELKSEFDRLNVDIYGSKVMLPKGSFRIVKIESIASVSANVIKQQMLSNGGDAAVSRSSIDGSKKRTGCIIMGTEKQYQELIKKLRLQPWGLSEVSDKIKESLSRFNSKMSNISLGSSKISFGKRTRIMGIVNITPDSFSNGGKFLNSSSAAEQIYRLVDQGADIIDIGGESSRPGSGNVRTDEELKRVIPVIKRVRKKIKVPISIDTRKSEVARKALESGADIVNDISSFGYDPKMAKVLAEYKVPVILMHMKGTPKTMQRAPEYRDVISEIYEYLEKKISLAAEKGISRDKIIIDPGIGFGKGVEDNIEIIGRLREFRSLGRPVLIGLSRKSFIGGILKKSVDGRLYGSLGSYACAIINGADILRVHDVRETRDLVRVIDRIKR, from the coding sequence ATGAGCAAAATAAGAGTTCTTGATTTAAATTTCAATGAACTCAAGAGTGAGTTTGATAGGCTTAATGTAGATATCTATGGCTCTAAGGTTATGCTTCCTAAGGGTAGTTTTCGCATTGTTAAGATAGAGAGCATTGCTTCGGTCTCTGCAAATGTGATAAAGCAGCAGATGTTATCTAATGGGGGAGATGCTGCAGTCAGCAGAAGTTCTATTGATGGAAGCAAGAAGAGAACAGGTTGCATAATTATGGGCACAGAGAAGCAGTACCAGGAGTTGATAAAAAAGCTAAGGCTTCAGCCTTGGGGATTATCTGAAGTTTCAGATAAAATTAAAGAATCTTTAAGTAGGTTTAATAGTAAGATGTCCAATATAAGTTTAGGGAGTAGTAAAATATCTTTTGGTAAGAGAACCAGGATTATGGGTATTGTTAATATTACTCCCGATTCTTTCAGCAATGGAGGTAAGTTCTTAAACTCCAGCAGCGCTGCTGAACAGATATATAGATTGGTAGATCAGGGAGCTGATATTATCGATATAGGCGGTGAGTCTTCAAGGCCTGGATCCGGTAATGTTAGAACAGATGAGGAGCTTAAGAGGGTTATTCCTGTAATAAAGAGAGTGCGTAAAAAGATTAAAGTGCCTATATCGATTGACACCCGTAAGTCAGAAGTTGCAAGGAAGGCTCTTGAGTCTGGGGCTGACATTGTAAATGATATCTCCTCATTCGGTTATGATCCTAAGATGGCCAAAGTTTTAGCAGAGTATAAGGTCCCGGTTATTCTTATGCATATGAAAGGAACTCCTAAGACAATGCAGAGAGCTCCGGAGTATAGAGACGTAATATCTGAGATCTATGAATATCTTGAGAAAAAGATTTCTTTAGCTGCTGAAAAAGGTATCAGTAGGGATAAGATCATAATAGATCCCGGCATAGGTTTTGGTAAGGGAGTGGAGGATAATATAGAGATAATCGGGCGTTTGAGAGAGTTTAGATCCTTAGGCAGACCTGTTCTGATAGGATTATCCAGAAAGTCTTTTATAGGCGGTATTTTAAAAAAATCTGTTGACGGGAGATTATATGGTTCACTAGGCAGCTATGCTTGTGCTATTATAAATGGAGCGGATATTTTGAGAGTCCATGATGTTCGTGAAACAAGAGATTTGGTAAGAGTAATAGATAGAATTAAAAGATGA
- the cdaA gene encoding diadenylate cyclase CdaA, with the protein MKFISPLIVFLIEIAVLWFIYYKVLRFIETTRGKQVLKGLLLVLILFLVSQLFNLEVMHWLLTKLFTISILAFIVIFQPELRRGLARLGEYSPFTLAVREERVVDEIVIASYTLAKRNIGALIAIQRQVNLDPFIESGIFIDSTISAELLVAIFTPYNPLHDGGVIIESNKIKTASCLFPLTQNQNLPKRIGTRHRSAIGLSEETDAVIVIVSEETGDVSIALRGELYQNLSAEELGSKLLVLCSRKITREEEGRIASLDEADSSN; encoded by the coding sequence ATGAAATTTATATCGCCTCTAATAGTTTTTTTAATTGAAATTGCTGTGTTATGGTTTATTTACTATAAGGTTCTTCGTTTCATAGAGACAACGCGCGGTAAGCAAGTTCTTAAAGGATTATTATTGGTCTTGATACTTTTTTTGGTTTCACAGCTATTCAACCTGGAGGTTATGCATTGGCTTCTAACAAAGCTTTTTACTATCTCCATTCTGGCATTTATAGTGATATTTCAACCCGAACTTAGACGTGGTTTGGCAAGGTTGGGTGAGTATTCACCTTTTACTCTTGCCGTGAGAGAAGAGAGAGTAGTAGATGAAATAGTAATAGCATCTTATACTCTGGCAAAGAGAAATATCGGTGCACTTATTGCAATACAACGCCAGGTAAATCTAGACCCTTTTATAGAGTCTGGCATCTTCATAGATAGTACTATAAGCGCAGAGTTATTAGTGGCTATTTTTACCCCGTATAACCCCTTACATGATGGAGGAGTTATTATTGAGTCTAATAAAATCAAAACAGCATCCTGTCTTTTTCCTTTGACTCAAAATCAAAATCTACCTAAAAGAATAGGCACTCGTCACAGGTCCGCTATCGGTTTAAGCGAGGAGACTGATGCGGTTATTGTGATTGTCTCTGAAGAGACCGGGGATGTATCTATAGCATTAAGAGGAGAGTTGTACCAGAATCTAAGTGCTGAAGAATTAGGCAGTAAGTTGCTGGTTCTATGTAGTAGGAAAATAACAAGAGAAGAAGAGGGGAGAATAGCGTCTTTAGATGAAGCTGATAGCAGCAATTAA
- the fusA gene encoding elongation factor G encodes MQEVKDIRNIAILGHSSSGKSTLVEAMLYKNGAISRFGRIEDGNTSSDFAFDEIKKGISINTSVFNIVQDSKLINILDAPGYADFAGDALAALSAADSVILTIGAHSGVEVGTERSFKAARVSNKSVIIFVNKCDKEDTDLDVLINEIKERFGSNCIPFNLPDATGSGLTEIHSIFNSADAPEPIKSKLDEIYKGIIDFAAESDDALLEKYLEGGELTEEEVSQGLKKAVRAGTLIPVFFGSASKDQIGVEVLTKAVVNLLPSPDELGALVGKKPGSDEEMERRADIGEPFSAFVFKTIYDAYVGQLTVFRIFSGKLDSDSSFFNSSDGSKEKITKILRIQGKEQSAVASANCGEIVAVAKLKNTKTGDTICDEKEKIIFDLINYPASPMCSSIKPKSREDEEKIMEALHKLSFEDPTFKVSREEQTKELLISGLGDLHLDVMVGRLSERFGVDVELSAPKVPYRETMTKVSEAQGRYKRQTGGRGQYGDAWLRLEPLERDKGFEFVNAIVGGVIPKSYIPAVEKGVKKAMKEGVFTGCPVVDVRATLYDGSYHPVDSSDMAFQIAGSMAFKSAAKNSGMVLLEPIMDIEIAIPDEFMGQISGDISSKRGRVAGVEAKGGMENIKAQIPMAEMFKFGSELRSITGGQGYYTMEFSHYEIVPQREAEKIVQKSKVGEREE; translated from the coding sequence ATGCAGGAAGTCAAGGATATTAGAAACATCGCTATTTTAGGTCACTCTTCATCGGGTAAATCTACATTAGTTGAAGCTATGCTCTATAAAAATGGAGCCATAAGCAGGTTTGGGCGTATAGAAGATGGTAATACCAGTAGTGATTTTGCTTTTGATGAGATTAAAAAGGGAATATCTATAAATACCTCCGTCTTTAATATTGTCCAGGATTCTAAGCTCATAAACATTCTTGATGCTCCTGGTTATGCTGATTTTGCAGGTGATGCATTAGCTGCTTTAAGTGCGGCTGATTCAGTCATACTTACAATAGGGGCTCATTCAGGTGTTGAGGTTGGCACTGAGAGGAGCTTTAAAGCTGCTAGAGTAAGCAATAAGTCTGTTATTATTTTTGTCAACAAATGTGATAAAGAGGATACAGATTTAGATGTTCTTATAAATGAGATAAAAGAGAGGTTTGGTTCAAACTGTATACCATTCAATCTTCCTGATGCTACAGGATCTGGTTTGACAGAAATACATAGTATATTTAATTCTGCCGATGCTCCAGAGCCTATTAAATCTAAGCTGGATGAAATCTATAAGGGTATCATTGACTTTGCTGCAGAATCAGATGATGCACTTCTTGAGAAATATCTTGAAGGAGGAGAGCTGACAGAAGAAGAGGTATCTCAGGGACTTAAAAAGGCTGTTAGAGCAGGAACTTTAATTCCAGTTTTCTTTGGTTCTGCTTCAAAAGATCAGATTGGAGTAGAGGTTTTAACTAAGGCTGTTGTCAATCTTCTTCCTTCACCTGATGAATTAGGTGCTTTAGTAGGCAAGAAGCCTGGCAGCGATGAGGAGATGGAGAGAAGAGCGGATATTGGTGAACCTTTCAGTGCCTTTGTATTTAAAACTATATACGATGCCTACGTAGGTCAGCTTACTGTTTTTAGAATATTTTCTGGAAAACTTGACTCCGATTCTTCGTTTTTTAATTCTAGCGATGGGTCCAAAGAAAAGATAACTAAGATTTTAAGAATCCAGGGTAAGGAGCAGAGTGCTGTTGCATCTGCAAACTGCGGAGAGATAGTTGCGGTTGCAAAACTTAAAAACACAAAGACTGGCGATACTATCTGTGACGAGAAAGAGAAGATTATATTTGATTTAATAAATTATCCTGCTTCACCAATGTGTTCTTCAATAAAGCCTAAGTCTAGAGAAGACGAAGAGAAGATAATGGAAGCATTACATAAGCTTAGTTTTGAAGACCCAACCTTTAAAGTCTCTCGAGAAGAACAGACAAAAGAGCTCCTGATATCAGGGTTAGGTGACCTACATTTAGATGTTATGGTCGGTAGATTAAGCGAGAGATTTGGTGTTGATGTTGAGTTAAGTGCTCCTAAAGTGCCTTATCGTGAGACTATGACTAAGGTCTCAGAAGCACAAGGTAGATATAAGAGGCAGACGGGTGGTCGTGGTCAATATGGTGATGCTTGGCTTAGACTAGAGCCTTTAGAGAGAGATAAAGGGTTTGAGTTTGTCAATGCTATTGTAGGCGGCGTTATCCCTAAATCCTATATACCTGCAGTAGAGAAAGGTGTTAAAAAAGCTATGAAAGAGGGTGTCTTTACAGGATGTCCTGTTGTAGACGTTAGAGCTACGCTTTATGATGGTTCTTATCATCCAGTAGACTCATCTGATATGGCGTTTCAGATTGCAGGGTCTATGGCTTTTAAAAGCGCTGCTAAGAATTCCGGGATGGTTTTGCTTGAACCTATAATGGATATTGAGATAGCTATACCTGATGAGTTTATGGGGCAGATTAGCGGTGATATCAGTTCAAAGAGAGGAAGGGTTGCAGGAGTTGAGGCTAAAGGTGGTATGGAGAATATAAAGGCGCAGATTCCTATGGCTGAGATGTTTAAGTTTGGCTCCGAATTACGTTCTATTACTGGTGGGCAAGGTTATTATACTATGGAGTTTTCTCATTATGAGATCGTACCTCAGAGAGAGGCTGAAAAAATAGTTCAGAAGTCTAAAGTTGGTGAGAGAGAAGAATAA
- the ruvA gene encoding Holliday junction branch migration protein RuvA: MISRLQGAIRDIRESSIIVSSGAFGYEILIPDSVLQGLERDQEIDLVIYSYYQSEGNKMVPVLIGFRNYVEREFFENLIKISGIGAKVAIRALKYPVSQLAIAIDRGDEKFLSSLPGIGQQKARLIIARLQGKVGKYALVQEGAKKLLKVDSGIRDEALDVLLQLQYKKSEAEEMIDKAFLRNLEPKNVEELLNEIYRVRITNR, from the coding sequence ATGATCTCGAGACTTCAAGGAGCTATAAGAGATATTAGAGAGAGCAGTATCATTGTATCAAGCGGTGCTTTTGGTTATGAGATTTTGATTCCGGATTCTGTTCTGCAGGGTTTAGAGAGAGACCAGGAGATAGATCTTGTCATATATAGTTATTACCAGAGTGAAGGCAATAAGATGGTTCCTGTTTTAATAGGCTTCAGGAATTATGTAGAGAGAGAGTTTTTTGAAAATCTTATCAAGATATCGGGTATCGGTGCTAAGGTTGCAATTAGAGCGCTTAAATATCCTGTCTCTCAGCTTGCTATTGCAATTGATAGAGGAGATGAGAAATTCTTAAGTTCTCTTCCTGGAATAGGGCAGCAGAAAGCAAGGCTGATTATAGCAAGATTACAGGGTAAGGTAGGTAAGTATGCCTTGGTTCAAGAAGGTGCTAAAAAGTTATTAAAAGTAGATTCGGGTATTAGAGACGAGGCTCTCGATGTATTGCTCCAGCTGCAGTATAAGAAGAGTGAAGCTGAAGAGATGATAGATAAAGCATTTCTTAGAAATTTAGAGCCCAAGAATGTAGAAGAGCTGCTCAATGAGATATATAGAGTGAGGATAACGAATAGATGA